A region from the Cryptosporangium arvum DSM 44712 genome encodes:
- a CDS encoding NACHT domain-containing protein yields the protein MWTEPALTYRGALSILGKYDRPIFDRLERLVSVSVLGGGLLELVDPKNDGVRLLRGFLDGVHGTLLGVSGYDRLQLIAAAHTTVVVSSFFEALQAQLGPSYDELEFTDAEKVRLATGRVEQPRLDALSQAPVPIPGPRFGFRENLDERLVPYYARLAADCAAFVCGLARAVTLDQADLVRRAVATYEATFVRLAADVPEFGFWLVLGESSETRREVRTWGGELVAATGRRFDVVEELLSRLVTGGAPPSLEVLGALHRSVLARPVLGDPAVDAVATLPTVEQAYIAPSLRVAEADRASSPADPRWWADQRLVSSPELFFADYLTSPSSVSVPLLVLGLPGAGKSMLTQMLAARLPVAGWTAVRVPLRRVRADAPIATQIQEALDLATHGRIGWAQLVEDAAAAGTTRVVVLDGLDELMQASGVSQSRYLYEVAEFQAVEAALGRPVAVVVTSRTVMADRVVIPPGTLVVRLESFSDEQVAQWLSVWNGLNAGSPGFRALSSVPPALAELGRQPLLLLLIALYTADPSAPSLDSGVTTAVLYERLVTHFLRREALKEPRADVERFVAERRWPLTLAAFAMLNRGRTYVTEPELGADLAAFLGTSPEPVDHIVRTVGRFFFVHASVVDATHGLPATYEFLHSTFGEYLVASHLAAQLRLTARRPGPGGPPDSDRLRALLSHVPLVTFPRVLEFFTEAAAEVLPALVADARRTLTPWTPAAYNPSGRDVLDHYAIYTLNLVSLGSDRRVPLADLAPAGTDAVAWWRSLVRQWRAALDDEAWLAVVGTLTVRPGWVLERASSRAHLGTAPANWLARGEARLLGDVRLDALVGAGAAAWRGTVPTDTEAAVVFAGLVEMQLHGVIHPRVVRAAVALDDRLPPPAFDVLLTLVTRVATLLAQGRSERGSVEHGIVLALIDARTVLAQDLRAVARIRDTDTGPSAEAVMAGYALDVRLLPWDEPTDWNELASSVLALARRRIAGRPPA from the coding sequence ATGTGGACGGAGCCCGCGCTCACGTACCGGGGGGCGTTGAGCATCCTCGGTAAGTACGACCGTCCGATCTTCGACCGGCTCGAACGGCTGGTGTCGGTCTCGGTGCTCGGCGGGGGTCTGCTCGAGCTCGTCGACCCGAAGAACGACGGCGTCCGCCTGCTCCGCGGTTTCCTGGACGGCGTCCACGGCACGCTGCTCGGGGTTTCCGGTTACGACCGGCTGCAGTTGATCGCGGCGGCGCACACCACCGTGGTCGTGTCGTCGTTCTTCGAGGCGCTGCAGGCGCAACTCGGGCCGAGCTACGACGAGCTGGAGTTCACCGACGCGGAGAAGGTCCGGCTCGCGACCGGCCGGGTCGAGCAGCCGCGTCTCGACGCGCTGTCCCAGGCCCCGGTGCCGATCCCCGGGCCACGGTTCGGGTTCCGGGAGAACCTCGACGAGCGGCTGGTGCCGTACTACGCGCGGCTGGCCGCGGACTGCGCGGCGTTCGTCTGCGGGCTGGCCCGGGCCGTCACGCTCGATCAGGCCGACCTCGTGCGGCGCGCGGTGGCCACCTACGAGGCGACGTTCGTCCGCCTCGCCGCGGACGTGCCCGAGTTCGGCTTCTGGCTCGTGCTCGGCGAGTCGTCCGAGACGCGGCGCGAGGTGCGAACGTGGGGCGGCGAGCTGGTCGCGGCGACCGGGCGGCGCTTCGACGTGGTCGAGGAGCTGTTGTCGCGGCTGGTCACCGGGGGCGCGCCGCCCTCGCTGGAGGTGCTCGGCGCGCTGCACCGGAGCGTCCTGGCCCGGCCTGTGCTCGGTGACCCCGCCGTGGACGCCGTCGCCACGCTGCCCACCGTTGAGCAGGCGTACATCGCGCCGTCCCTGCGGGTCGCCGAAGCCGACCGGGCCTCGTCGCCCGCGGACCCGCGCTGGTGGGCCGACCAGCGGCTGGTCTCGTCGCCGGAGTTGTTCTTCGCCGACTACCTGACCTCGCCGTCGAGCGTCAGCGTGCCGTTGCTGGTGCTCGGGCTCCCCGGGGCCGGCAAGTCGATGCTCACGCAGATGCTCGCCGCGCGGTTACCGGTGGCCGGCTGGACCGCCGTGCGGGTGCCGCTGCGCCGGGTGCGTGCCGACGCGCCGATCGCGACGCAGATCCAGGAGGCGCTCGACCTCGCGACGCACGGCCGGATCGGGTGGGCCCAGCTGGTGGAGGACGCCGCGGCCGCCGGGACGACCCGCGTCGTCGTGCTCGACGGCCTGGACGAGCTGATGCAGGCCAGCGGGGTGTCGCAGTCGCGGTACCTGTACGAGGTCGCGGAGTTCCAGGCGGTCGAGGCGGCGTTGGGACGCCCGGTGGCCGTCGTGGTCACGTCCCGGACGGTGATGGCCGATCGAGTGGTGATCCCGCCCGGAACGCTCGTCGTCCGGCTCGAGAGTTTCTCCGACGAGCAGGTGGCGCAGTGGCTCAGCGTGTGGAACGGGCTGAACGCCGGGTCGCCGGGGTTCCGCGCGCTGTCCTCGGTGCCGCCCGCGCTGGCCGAGTTGGGGCGGCAACCGCTGTTGCTGCTGCTCATCGCGCTCTACACCGCGGACCCGTCGGCGCCGTCGCTGGACTCCGGCGTCACCACCGCGGTGCTGTACGAGCGGCTCGTCACGCACTTCCTGCGCCGGGAGGCCCTGAAAGAGCCGCGCGCCGACGTCGAGCGGTTCGTCGCCGAGCGGCGCTGGCCGCTGACGCTGGCGGCGTTCGCGATGCTCAACCGCGGCCGGACCTACGTCACCGAGCCCGAACTCGGAGCCGACCTGGCCGCGTTCCTCGGCACGTCGCCGGAGCCGGTCGACCACATCGTCCGGACCGTGGGCCGGTTCTTCTTCGTGCACGCCTCCGTGGTCGACGCCACCCACGGGCTACCGGCCACCTACGAGTTCCTGCACTCGACGTTCGGCGAGTACCTGGTGGCCTCCCACCTGGCCGCGCAACTGCGGTTGACGGCCCGCCGGCCCGGGCCGGGTGGGCCGCCGGACAGCGACCGGCTCCGCGCCCTGCTCTCCCACGTTCCGCTGGTGACGTTCCCGCGGGTGCTGGAGTTCTTCACCGAGGCCGCCGCCGAGGTGCTGCCGGCGTTGGTCGCCGACGCCCGGCGCACGCTGACGCCGTGGACGCCCGCCGCCTACAACCCCTCGGGCCGCGACGTTCTCGACCACTACGCGATCTACACGCTGAACCTCGTGTCGCTGGGGTCGGATCGGCGGGTTCCCCTCGCCGACCTCGCCCCGGCCGGGACCGACGCGGTGGCGTGGTGGCGCTCGCTGGTGCGGCAATGGCGGGCGGCGCTCGACGACGAGGCCTGGCTGGCCGTGGTCGGCACGTTGACGGTGCGGCCCGGCTGGGTGCTCGAACGGGCGTCGTCCCGGGCCCATCTCGGCACCGCGCCCGCGAACTGGCTGGCCCGCGGTGAGGCCCGCCTGCTCGGCGACGTGCGTCTCGACGCGCTCGTCGGAGCGGGCGCCGCCGCCTGGCGCGGCACGGTGCCGACCGACACCGAAGCCGCGGTGGTCTTCGCCGGTCTGGTCGAGATGCAACTCCACGGCGTCATCCACCCGCGGGTGGTCCGCGCCGCGGTGGCGCTGGACGACCGTCTCCCGCCGCCGGCTTTCGACGTGCTCCTCACGCTCGTGACCCGGGTGGCGACGCTGCTCGCGCAGGGCCGATCGGAGCGGGGGTCGGTCGAGCACGGGATCGTGCTGGCCCTGATCGACGCGCGGACGGTTCTCGCCCAGGATCTCCGGGCCGTGGCGCGGATCCGGGACACGGACACCGGGCCGTCCGCCGAGGCGGTGATGGCCGGGTACGCGTTGGACGTTCGTTTGTTGCCGTGGGACGAGCCGACGGACTGGAACGAGCTCGCCTCATCGGTGCTGGCACTGGCCCGGCGCCGGATCGCGGGCCGGCCCCCCGCTTAG
- a CDS encoding cutinase family protein, with product MSVLLTVRRVVTAVALTATGLTGIAFAASPATAACSDVQVVFARGSTEAPGLGILGRPLVSAVQQQLPGLTVDSYAVDYAANVSQTSAGPGATDMSDHITEVAARCPDTEFVIGGYSQGASVTDIAIGIRTTLGRGGTIPENLAPRIKAVTVFGNPLRLSRQTINSASQLYGRKAIDICATGDPVCGNGANAAAHLRYAFDGSVTRAAQFAANLVRTT from the coding sequence ATGTCCGTCTTACTCACGGTTCGCCGTGTCGTCACCGCGGTCGCGCTGACCGCGACCGGTCTCACCGGAATCGCGTTCGCCGCATCACCGGCCACCGCCGCCTGCTCCGACGTGCAGGTCGTGTTCGCCCGAGGGAGCACGGAGGCTCCGGGGCTCGGCATTCTCGGCCGGCCGCTGGTCAGCGCGGTGCAGCAGCAGTTGCCCGGGCTGACCGTCGACTCGTACGCCGTCGACTACGCCGCGAACGTCAGCCAGACCAGTGCCGGTCCCGGCGCGACCGACATGAGCGACCACATCACCGAGGTGGCGGCGCGGTGCCCGGACACCGAGTTCGTGATCGGCGGTTATTCGCAGGGTGCGAGCGTCACCGATATCGCGATCGGAATTCGCACCACGCTCGGGCGGGGCGGAACGATTCCGGAGAACCTCGCGCCGCGGATCAAAGCGGTGACCGTGTTCGGTAATCCGCTCCGGCTCTCCCGGCAGACGATCAATTCCGCGAGTCAGTTGTACGGCCGGAAAGCGATCGACATCTGCGCGACCGGCGACCCGGTCTGTGGCAACGGCGCCAACGCGGCCGCCCACCTGCGGTACGCGTTCGACGGCTCGGTGACCCGCGCCGCCCAGTTCGCCGCCAACCTGGTGAGGACCACCTAG
- a CDS encoding 8-oxoguanine deaminase, which translates to MTTVIEGCAVATVDAAGTEHRSGHVVVSDGVVVAVGAGPAPAHADAERVDATGCLATPGLVNTHHHLYQWATRAVSVDDGLFRWLQTLYPIWAGITEDTVGAAARAGLARLALTGCTTSTDHHYVFPASGGDVLGATISAAADVGLRFHPTRGSMDLSVKDGGLPPDSVVQPLDAILAAVDAAVSKWHDPSPGAMVRVAAAPCSPFSVTRDLMRESAAQARALGIRLHTHLAETHDEDEYCREKFGMTPVEYLADVDWLGPDVWLAHGVHLSNADVVTVAGAGTGVAHCPSSNARLGSGIAPVASLLAAGGPLGLGVDGAASQENGGMSDELRQALFAARLRYGPSGLTARDALRIATIGGARCLGRQDEIGSLEVGKRADVALWRVDGPFHSDVVDPIDALVYASPPPLARLYVEGREIVRDERLLTVDVGAAGADLRRAARALAAR; encoded by the coding sequence ATGACGACGGTGATCGAAGGCTGCGCGGTCGCGACCGTCGACGCCGCGGGCACCGAACATCGGAGCGGGCACGTCGTGGTGTCCGACGGGGTCGTCGTGGCCGTCGGCGCCGGTCCGGCCCCCGCCCACGCCGACGCCGAACGCGTGGACGCCACCGGCTGCCTGGCCACTCCGGGCCTGGTCAACACCCACCACCACCTCTACCAGTGGGCCACCAGGGCGGTCTCGGTCGACGACGGGCTGTTCAGGTGGCTGCAGACGCTCTATCCGATCTGGGCGGGCATCACCGAGGACACCGTGGGGGCGGCGGCCCGGGCCGGGCTGGCGCGGCTGGCGCTCACCGGGTGCACGACGTCCACCGATCACCACTACGTCTTCCCGGCCTCCGGCGGTGACGTGCTCGGGGCGACGATCTCCGCCGCCGCCGACGTCGGGCTGCGGTTCCACCCGACGCGCGGATCGATGGATCTGAGCGTGAAGGACGGCGGGTTGCCGCCCGACTCGGTCGTGCAGCCGCTCGACGCGATCCTGGCGGCCGTCGACGCCGCGGTCTCGAAGTGGCACGACCCGTCGCCCGGCGCGATGGTGCGCGTCGCGGCCGCGCCGTGCTCGCCGTTCTCGGTGACCCGCGATCTGATGCGCGAGTCGGCGGCCCAGGCCCGCGCGCTGGGGATCCGGCTGCACACGCACCTCGCGGAGACGCACGACGAGGACGAGTACTGCCGGGAGAAGTTCGGGATGACGCCGGTCGAGTACCTGGCCGACGTGGACTGGCTCGGCCCCGACGTCTGGCTCGCCCACGGCGTGCACCTGTCCAACGCGGACGTCGTCACGGTGGCCGGTGCGGGTACCGGGGTGGCGCACTGTCCGAGCTCCAACGCCCGGCTGGGGTCGGGCATCGCGCCGGTCGCGTCGCTGCTCGCGGCGGGCGGCCCGCTCGGGCTGGGCGTCGACGGCGCGGCCTCGCAGGAGAACGGCGGCATGTCCGACGAGCTGCGCCAGGCGCTGTTCGCCGCGCGCCTGCGGTACGGGCCGTCCGGGCTCACCGCCCGCGACGCCCTGCGGATCGCGACGATCGGCGGGGCCCGCTGTCTGGGTCGTCAGGACGAGATCGGATCGCTGGAGGTCGGGAAGCGGGCCGACGTCGCGCTGTGGCGAGTGGACGGTCCGTTCCACTCCGACGTCGTCGACCCGATCGATGCCCTGGTCTACGCGTCGCCGCCCCCGCTGGCGCGGCTCTACGTCGAGGGCCGCGAGATCGTGCGCGACGAGCGGTTGCTGACCGTCGACGTCGGGGCCGCGGGCGCTGACCTGCGTCGCGCGGCCCGGGCACTCGCGGCCCGCTGA
- the pucL gene encoding factor-independent urate hydroxylase has protein sequence MTFTLGPNQYGKAGVRLVTVDRSSDRHVVTDLTVASALSGDLEGTHLTGDNSAVLATDTQKNTVYALAREFGVGEPEAFGLRLGRHFVATQEPIRRARITIEQHQWERFGEHSFARSGAETRRARVIVTEDETRVSSGLGDLTLLNTTDSEFHGFPRDSYTTLPETTERMLATSVEAWWDHGSSDVGWGRAYTDARAALLAAFAETYSYSLQQTLFAMGSRVLTDCPSVDEVRLALPNKHHHLVDLTPFGLDNPDQVYVAPTEPYGLIEGTVRR, from the coding sequence GTGACGTTCACGCTCGGGCCGAACCAGTACGGCAAGGCCGGTGTGCGGTTGGTGACCGTCGACCGGTCGAGCGATCGGCACGTCGTCACGGACCTCACGGTCGCCAGCGCGCTCTCCGGTGATCTCGAGGGTACGCATCTCACCGGCGACAACAGCGCGGTGCTGGCCACCGACACCCAGAAGAACACCGTCTACGCGCTCGCCCGCGAGTTCGGCGTCGGTGAGCCGGAGGCGTTCGGGCTGCGGCTCGGGCGGCATTTCGTCGCCACCCAGGAGCCGATCCGCCGGGCACGGATCACGATCGAGCAGCACCAGTGGGAGCGGTTCGGCGAGCACTCGTTCGCGCGTTCCGGGGCGGAGACCCGGCGGGCGCGAGTGATCGTGACCGAGGACGAGACGCGGGTGTCGTCCGGGCTCGGCGATCTCACGCTGCTGAACACGACCGATTCGGAGTTCCACGGCTTCCCCCGCGACTCGTACACGACACTTCCGGAGACCACCGAGCGGATGCTCGCCACGTCGGTGGAGGCCTGGTGGGACCACGGCTCCTCCGACGTGGGCTGGGGCCGGGCCTACACCGATGCGCGGGCGGCCCTGCTCGCGGCGTTCGCCGAGACCTACAGCTACTCGTTGCAGCAGACGCTCTTCGCGATGGGGTCGCGGGTGCTCACCGACTGTCCCTCGGTGGACGAGGTGCGGCTCGCGCTCCCCAACAAGCACCACCACCTCGTCGACCTGACGCCGTTCGGCCTCGACAACCCCGACCAGGTGTACGTCGCCCCCACCGAGCCCTACGGGCTGATCGAGGGCACGGTGCGCCGATGA
- the uraH gene encoding hydroxyisourate hydrolase — MSLSTHVLDAVHGRPATGLRVTWHSGSAVVTRETDADGRVPSFGDTAPGVHRLVFATGPWFEARGQRTFYPEVSVVFEIVDADAHHHVPLLLSPFAYSTYRGS; from the coding sequence ATGAGCCTGTCGACGCACGTCCTGGACGCGGTGCACGGCCGGCCGGCCACCGGGCTGCGGGTCACCTGGCACTCCGGGTCCGCGGTCGTCACCAGGGAGACCGACGCCGACGGGCGGGTCCCGTCGTTCGGCGACACCGCCCCGGGTGTCCACCGGCTCGTGTTCGCCACCGGGCCCTGGTTCGAAGCGCGAGGTCAGCGCACGTTCTACCCGGAAGTGTCAGTGGTGTTCGAGATAGTCGACGCCGACGCGCACCACCACGTGCCGCTGCTGCTGTCCCCGTTCGCCTACTCCACCTATCGAGGGAGTTGA
- the uraD gene encoding 2-oxo-4-hydroxy-4-carboxy-5-ureidoimidazoline decarboxylase, producing MDAFNDADADTAAALLHPCCASTAWAKAIVAGRPYPGLDAVIAASDPVVKGLSWADVEEALAAHPRIGDRPKVAATTEKRWSQGEQAGVADADQEVLAALADGNAAYEARFGHVYLVCASGKSAEELLGILQDRLDNDPAHEHDVVRGELAAITRLRLAKLFS from the coding sequence GTGGACGCCTTCAACGACGCCGACGCCGACACCGCCGCGGCGCTACTGCACCCCTGTTGCGCGTCCACGGCCTGGGCGAAGGCGATCGTGGCGGGGCGTCCCTACCCGGGGCTGGACGCGGTGATCGCCGCGTCGGACCCGGTGGTGAAGGGCCTGAGCTGGGCCGACGTGGAGGAAGCCCTGGCCGCGCACCCGCGGATCGGCGACCGGCCGAAGGTCGCGGCCACGACCGAGAAGCGCTGGTCGCAGGGCGAGCAGGCCGGGGTCGCGGACGCCGATCAGGAGGTGCTCGCCGCGCTGGCCGACGGCAACGCCGCCTACGAGGCCCGCTTCGGGCACGTGTACCTGGTGTGCGCGTCGGGGAAGTCGGCCGAGGAGTTGCTGGGCATCCTGCAGGACCGGCTGGACAACGACCCGGCGCACGAACACGACGTGGTGCGCGGCGAGCTCGCCGCGATCACCCGGCTGCGACTGGCGAAGCTGTTCTCATGA